A window of Mucilaginibacter paludis DSM 18603 contains these coding sequences:
- a CDS encoding cytochrome-c peroxidase, whose protein sequence is MKKKAFWIVMGGFTLFMYACKKEAQIKEVVNSFLGFQKPANFPEPVYKLENNKVTEAGFLLGRSLFYEPRLSRNNTVSCGSCHIQSSGFTQHGHDVSHGIDDRLGTRNSPPIMNLAWNKAFMWGGGVYDLDLQPIVPITTHEEMDENLENVMGKLRLVSKYPAMFKAAFGSEEINTARFMKALSQFMVMCISANSKYDKVMRKEGGQSFTADEQAGYALFQAKCSSCHKEPLFTDGSFRNNGLAPSPINDQGLYTATLQQTDRFKFKVPSLRNLSYTAPYMHDGRFLTLSGVFDHYNGEVQPTVNLDPLLRQNGKLGMPLSADDCSKLTAFLKTLDDADFVTRKDLAEQ, encoded by the coding sequence ATGAAGAAAAAAGCATTTTGGATAGTAATGGGCGGTTTCACCCTGTTTATGTACGCCTGTAAAAAGGAAGCACAGATCAAAGAAGTGGTCAACTCGTTTTTAGGTTTTCAGAAACCGGCCAATTTTCCCGAACCGGTCTATAAACTGGAAAACAATAAAGTGACCGAGGCGGGATTTCTACTGGGGCGCAGCTTATTTTATGAGCCACGGTTATCGAGGAACAATACTGTTTCCTGCGGCTCCTGCCATATCCAGTCCTCCGGCTTCACGCAGCACGGGCATGATGTGAGCCATGGCATAGATGATCGTTTGGGCACCCGTAATTCACCACCGATCATGAACCTGGCCTGGAACAAAGCCTTTATGTGGGGCGGCGGGGTTTATGACCTCGATCTGCAGCCCATCGTGCCGATCACCACGCATGAGGAAATGGACGAAAACTTAGAGAACGTCATGGGCAAACTGCGGTTAGTGAGTAAATATCCCGCGATGTTCAAGGCCGCTTTTGGCAGCGAAGAGATCAATACAGCAAGATTCATGAAGGCACTGTCGCAATTTATGGTGATGTGTATCAGCGCCAATTCAAAATACGATAAAGTGATGCGCAAGGAAGGCGGACAAAGCTTTACGGCTGACGAACAGGCGGGTTATGCTTTATTCCAGGCCAAATGCAGTAGTTGTCATAAAGAGCCTTTATTTACCGATGGTTCTTTCCGTAATAACGGGTTGGCACCCTCACCGATCAACGACCAGGGGTTGTATACCGCTACCTTGCAACAAACAGATCGCTTCAAATTTAAAGTGCCGAGTTTGCGTAACCTGAGTTATACCGCCCCTTACATGCATGACGGACGATTCCTGACACTTAGCGGTGTCTTCGACCATTATAATGGTGAAGTGCAGCCTACTGTTAACCTCGATCCTTTGCTACGGCAAAATGGTAAGCTGGGTATGCCGCTTTCAGCGGATGACTGTAGTAAACTAACTGCATTTTTGAAAACCCTGGACGATGCGGACTTCGTCACCCGCAAAGACCTGGCTGAACAATAA
- a CDS encoding MbnP family protein — translation MKTFKYHYLLIAGFMLVLLSCSKKSDVTPDFVETNLAPFSVEFDNIVGDRTLSLDNTTSLYTNAAGEKFSLSMLQYYISNIKVSTADGKTYTVKQDSSYFLIKSSDKATRFAKVKVPEGDYTKLTFTLGIDSLRSTMDISKRTGILDPAATGDHDSGGMYWGWNAGYIFFRMEGNSSVISDDVNGDPTGKKQFKYHIGGFGGYVAPTINNIKTITIDLTTAGIAKVRRDRQSNVHLFVDAMKVFNGKNAFSIAAHPNVMFSDYSVNIAANLTEMFRHDHTEN, via the coding sequence ATGAAAACATTCAAATATCATTACTTGCTCATTGCCGGCTTTATGCTGGTTCTTTTAAGCTGCTCTAAAAAATCGGACGTAACGCCGGATTTCGTGGAAACCAACCTGGCGCCTTTTTCGGTGGAGTTTGACAATATTGTCGGCGACCGTACCCTTTCGCTGGATAATACCACCAGCTTGTACACCAATGCCGCCGGGGAGAAATTCTCGCTGTCCATGCTGCAATACTACATCAGCAATATCAAGGTAAGCACGGCTGACGGTAAAACCTATACCGTCAAACAGGACAGCAGCTATTTCCTGATCAAAAGCTCTGATAAGGCGACCCGATTCGCCAAAGTAAAGGTGCCCGAAGGTGACTATACCAAGTTAACCTTTACCCTGGGCATAGACAGCTTGCGCAGTACCATGGATATCAGTAAACGGACGGGTATTCTTGACCCCGCGGCCACCGGCGACCATGATTCGGGCGGCATGTACTGGGGCTGGAACGCAGGTTATATTTTCTTCCGTATGGAAGGCAACTCCAGTGTTATTTCGGATGATGTGAATGGTGACCCTACCGGTAAGAAGCAATTCAAGTATCATATCGGCGGTTTTGGCGGCTATGTTGCTCCAACCATTAATAATATCAAAACCATCACCATTGACCTGACCACGGCCGGTATCGCCAAAGTACGCAGGGACCGTCAAAGCAATGTGCACCTGTTTGTCGATGCCATGAAAGTGTTTAACGGTAAAAATGCTTTCAGTATCGCGGCCCATCCGAATGTGATGTTCAGTGATTACAGCGTAAATATCGCGGCTAACCTGACCGAAATGTTCAGGCATGACCACACCGAAAATTAG
- a CDS encoding cytochrome-c peroxidase: MTGANAYPRFAAMLLLIGSLAISSCKKDEVAGTDPVVTMHPAVLAVPANFPAVVNDPDNPLTKEGIALGRMLFYDTRLSGLNKLSCASCHRQDLAFSDGLALSNIGESGNTMERHSPALINLAWANNGLFWDGGSTNLESQAFGPLSSADEMHQNLYELEAELKAVPDYVQRFKTVFNSEVKSAAIVKALAQFEQTLISGNSKYDRYSRKENGTSLNGEEQLGLSLFNTKCRSCHAGELFTDNGYHNNGIDNDFSNDAFERIFMGRFRITNNPADLGKFKTPTLRNIMLTAPYMHDGRFKTIGEVLAHYHNGIKVSPTTDPLLYQNGGQAGVPMTGPEMQAIKAFLATLTDTDFIQDTKLSKPN; the protein is encoded by the coding sequence ATGACCGGCGCTAACGCATACCCGCGTTTTGCCGCCATGCTGCTGCTTATCGGATCGCTGGCAATCTCTTCCTGTAAAAAGGACGAGGTTGCCGGTACTGATCCGGTCGTTACAATGCACCCGGCCGTTTTGGCCGTACCGGCTAATTTTCCGGCGGTGGTGAACGATCCGGATAACCCGCTGACAAAAGAAGGCATCGCATTAGGCAGAATGTTATTTTATGATACCCGGCTTTCGGGGCTCAACAAGCTTTCCTGTGCCTCGTGCCACCGGCAGGATCTCGCTTTCAGCGATGGCCTGGCACTGAGCAATATCGGGGAATCCGGTAATACCATGGAGCGCCATTCACCGGCACTGATCAACCTGGCCTGGGCAAATAATGGCCTGTTCTGGGATGGTGGATCGACCAACCTGGAGTCTCAGGCCTTTGGCCCGCTGAGCAGCGCGGACGAGATGCACCAGAACCTATATGAACTGGAAGCGGAACTGAAAGCGGTACCTGACTACGTGCAACGTTTTAAGACCGTGTTTAACAGCGAGGTCAAATCAGCGGCTATCGTTAAAGCTCTGGCACAATTTGAACAGACACTGATCTCAGGCAACAGCAAATATGACCGGTATAGCCGGAAAGAAAACGGCACAAGCCTGAATGGTGAGGAACAACTGGGTTTATCACTTTTCAACACTAAATGCCGCAGCTGCCATGCCGGTGAATTGTTTACAGACAACGGCTATCATAATAATGGCATTGACAACGACTTCAGTAATGATGCTTTTGAAAGGATCTTTATGGGCCGTTTCCGCATCACCAATAACCCGGCCGACCTGGGCAAGTTCAAAACGCCCACCTTGCGCAATATTATGCTGACCGCGCCATATATGCATGACGGCCGCTTCAAGACCATCGGTGAAGTGTTGGCGCATTACCATAACGGCATAAAAGTTTCGCCGACAACCGATCCGCTGCTTTACCAGAATGGCGGGCAGGCAGGCGTTCCGATGACCGGCCCGGAAATGCAGGCGATAAAAGCTTTTTTAGCTACGCTGACCGACACAGATTTTATACAGGATACCAAACTTAGTAAACCCAACTGA